AAGCCAGTGTTTCACCtctggaggacagcagagaAGTCCACTACGCAGCTCAGCTCACAACTTACatcactcccacacacaccgaGGGCCAGAGAGACATGCTGAAGGTAAACTGTACTTCACGATCTGTTGTAGTATTGCATTTACCCATTCTCCACATGTGGCCCTGCAGCAAATAAGTGTTTTTTGTGGCTCCGGCAGAGATCAGAGAATCCTGTATCCCACTGGAGAccccacctgtcaatcacaatGATGTCAGAGGACTTCACCTTCAACAAGGCGGGGCTTCCTAGTGACGTGCGGCGCTACATGAGAGTGTAAGTGACAGGGAGCTTTGGAGGTCAGAGCTAAGCGATCAGTCACAGCGCTGCTGACTTCTGCTCTACTGCTGCGTCTCTTCAGCGCCTGAGTGGCTGCAGCGTGGGCGGAAATCCAATAAACGCTCATTCAGTTTATCAAACacgcaaaataaaacatgaaactctTATGTGATATGAACAATGATGCACAATGTATAACAGGAAAGAGGCTCCAATCTGTGCAGTGAGACATGGCTGTGTTTGAATGACTCTTTCTCTCCCGGCAGCTCTCAGGACGGCAGGCAGATGATCtacctccctctgctgctggtgAACGAGCTCAGCTTCAGAGTCAGAGACCTCGTGGTAGGATGATTTTACACTCAGTGTCTAATAAACGCCGGGGGTGTCAGTGGAATGACCCTGCATCTATCTGTCCGTACACTCACAggagatcagcagcagcactacTCACCTCCCTCTGACTGTGTCCTATGAGGGGATCTCTTTAAGGGGGTTCAGGTTCTGGGTGCATCTACAGGATGTGGTTTACTCACTGCGACAGTTTGGTGAGATGATAAAATATGAGATATAAAAGACACGTAATGATCTGGAGAGTCAGGATTTTAAAGGGCAGGACGTGGTCTCCAGTCTGCAACcttttggtgtttgtttaatAAATCCTTTGATACTGCGTCTTTGTGTTCGTCTAGGCTTCACAGAGGAGAACATAGATGAGATTAAAGAAACTTTGGTGAGCTCCAACCTCTACCTGTTAGTGTTGACTGCACTCATCACAGCTCTACAGGTAAGATCATACAACACCACGAAAAATACCACACCGTGCACATTGGAGTCCACAGTCTCTCTATATGCAGCACAGTGTGCCTGCAGGGCACGTGGCGACTCAGGCGTGCTGCAAACGAAGCATTGcgaaatgaaatgttttttctcctccGCACGTGTGGTTTTCTGCAGCTCATCTGTGAATTCCTGGCTCTTAAAAATGACATCAGCTCATGGCTAAAAAAGAAGAGCATGGCGGGAATGTCCAGGAAGTCTGgtgagaaaatcagcaaatcacGCAAGCTTGACTTCTTAAACTAGTTTGCAATACTAAACGCTTTGCTGCGGAAGCCTTACAAGCAATCATGAGCAACATTACAATACAGCTTTGCTGCAAATGATCTGCCACACTAAGGCAGTGCCTGGAAAATGGCTCACTTTAAGGCCAAACTGTCTCCCCCCTGTCTATCTGCAGTTCTGTGGCGTTGTCTCAGCACTTTGCTGATtttcctccacctgctggaggAGACCAGTCTGCTGGTGCTGCTTCCTGTCGGACTGGGAGCGTGTGTAGAGGTATTTGGTATAATCAGTCTCCTCCAACAGAAAGTGTCAAATAAAGATCAAGCTGAAACAAACGAAGCTGATCTGTCATCCCGGCAGGTGTGGAAGGTGTTTAAAGTGTTTAACATCCAGTGGCTGTCGAAAAGCTCCAAAGTCCATGTGAGTATGGTGCCATTCAGCCGTCTGCTCACAGtagttttaacattttatattaagtatatatattcaccattaactggTTGCTCCTTAATATGCATATTAGCAGCATTTTGGCTctttttttagttaatttaaagcACTTATTGATGCTTTGTTCTGCACGAGCATGTGTGCAGCCATAATGCAGATAATCAATACGTTTTTTTCTAAGACTGCCACCTGCTTTACTGTGCAGGTAAATAAGCTGGacgaagaagaaagaaggacaGTGGAGTATGACACACAGGTATCAGTATGTTTCTGTGTTCCCCTGTTGTTGTTACACCCCTGATTTTATAttcttgtgtattttatgtCTGTGGTTTTCTCTCCAGGCGTCCAGATACTTGTCCTACTTGGTCTATCCTCTGTGCATCAGTGGGGCTATTTTCTCGCTGGCCTACTTGCGTCAAAAGAGGTGAGCTG
Above is a window of Chelmon rostratus isolate fCheRos1 chromosome 8, fCheRos1.pri, whole genome shotgun sequence DNA encoding:
- the LOC121610917 gene encoding cleft lip and palate transmembrane protein 1-like protein; amino-acid sequence: MFPSCYSKPADSGAKRSSIAKLLLGVFVVYMLHTVWLLCGFLNTKPCDGGRGEHCIASYLASRPRLQLSVFTCLVPDNSQLNLAVKVDPFDPHSTFERQVNVSLPQETRANGTLYAVVYVHKASVSPLEDSREVHYAAQLTTYITPTHTEGQRDMLKRSENPVSHWRPHLSITMMSEDFTFNKAGLPSDVRRYMRVSQDGRQMIYLPLLLVNELSFRVRDLVEISSSTTHLPLTVSYEGISLRGFRFWVHLQDVVYSLRQFGFTEENIDEIKETLVSSNLYLLVLTALITALQLICEFLALKNDISSWLKKKSMAGMSRKSVLWRCLSTLLIFLHLLEETSLLVLLPVGLGACVEVWKVFKVFNIQWLSKSSKVHVNKLDEEERRTVEYDTQASRYLSYLVYPLCISGAIFSLAYLRQKSYYSWLINSLVTGVYAFGFLSMAPQLFINHKLRSVSHLQGTVLMYRGVNTLISDLCSCASFFSSSGSFSSSHQLSCFRDELLFFLYLYQRRRYAPKARRRESGTHSKKLKTQ